From one Streptomyces chromofuscus genomic stretch:
- a CDS encoding urease subunit alpha, whose protein sequence is MPEISRAAYADLFGPTTGDRIRLADTDLLVEIEEDRSGGPGLSGDEAVFGGGKVIRESMGQARATRADGTPDTVVTGAVIVDHWGIVKADVGIRDGRITGIGKAGNPDTMDGVHPDLVIGPETEVIAGNGRILTAGAIDAHVHFICPQIADEALAAGITTLVGGGTGPAEGSKATTVTPGPWHLARMLEAMERYPLNIGFLGKGNTVSHEAMLSQIRGGALGLKLHEDWGSTPAVIDASLTVAEQTGIQVALHTDTLNEAGFVGDTLAAIGGRGIHAYHTEGAGGGHAPDIMTVVAEPHVLPSSTNPTRPFTVNTAEEHLDMLMVCHHLNPAVPEDLAFAESRIRPSTIGAEDILHDLGAISIISSDSQAMGRVGEVVMRTWQTAHVMKRRRGALPGDGQADNHRVRRYVAKYTINPALAQGLAREVGSVETGKLADLVLWEPAFFGVKPHLVLKGGQIAYAQMGDANASIPTPQPILPRPMYGAIGRAPASNSVNFVAPLAIEDGLPERLGLGKRFVAIESTRSVTKADMRENDARPHVRVDPDSFAVHIDGELVEATPAAELPMAQRYFLF, encoded by the coding sequence ATGCCTGAGATCTCGCGGGCCGCTTACGCCGACCTGTTCGGCCCGACCACCGGTGACCGCATCCGGCTCGCCGACACCGATCTGCTGGTCGAGATCGAGGAGGACCGCAGCGGCGGGCCCGGACTGTCGGGCGACGAGGCGGTGTTCGGCGGCGGCAAGGTCATCCGCGAGTCCATGGGACAGGCGCGCGCCACGCGCGCGGACGGCACGCCCGACACGGTCGTCACCGGCGCGGTGATCGTCGACCACTGGGGGATCGTCAAGGCCGACGTCGGCATCCGCGACGGCCGGATCACCGGGATCGGGAAGGCGGGCAACCCGGACACGATGGACGGCGTCCACCCGGACCTGGTCATCGGACCGGAGACCGAGGTCATCGCGGGCAACGGGCGGATCCTGACGGCCGGGGCCATCGACGCCCACGTCCACTTCATCTGCCCGCAGATCGCCGACGAGGCGCTGGCGGCGGGCATCACGACCCTCGTCGGTGGCGGCACCGGACCGGCCGAGGGTTCCAAGGCGACCACGGTCACGCCCGGCCCCTGGCACCTGGCCCGGATGCTGGAGGCGATGGAGCGGTACCCGCTCAACATCGGCTTCCTCGGCAAGGGCAACACCGTCTCCCACGAGGCGATGCTGTCCCAGATCCGTGGCGGCGCACTCGGCCTGAAACTGCACGAGGACTGGGGCTCCACCCCGGCCGTCATCGACGCCTCGCTGACCGTCGCCGAACAGACTGGCATCCAGGTCGCCCTCCACACCGACACGCTGAACGAAGCCGGCTTCGTCGGCGACACGCTGGCCGCGATCGGCGGACGGGGCATCCACGCATACCACACGGAGGGCGCGGGCGGCGGGCACGCCCCCGACATCATGACCGTGGTCGCCGAGCCACACGTGCTGCCCAGCTCCACGAACCCGACGCGGCCGTTCACCGTCAACACCGCCGAGGAACACCTCGACATGCTGATGGTGTGCCACCACCTCAACCCGGCGGTGCCGGAGGACCTGGCCTTCGCCGAGTCCCGGATCAGGCCGTCCACGATCGGCGCTGAGGACATCCTGCACGACCTGGGCGCGATCTCGATCATCTCGTCGGACTCCCAGGCCATGGGCCGGGTCGGCGAGGTCGTCATGCGCACCTGGCAGACCGCCCATGTGATGAAGCGGCGGCGCGGCGCACTGCCCGGCGACGGACAGGCGGACAACCACCGGGTACGTCGCTATGTCGCCAAGTACACGATCAACCCGGCGCTCGCCCAGGGCCTCGCGCGCGAGGTCGGCTCCGTGGAGACCGGCAAGCTCGCCGACCTGGTGCTCTGGGAGCCCGCGTTCTTCGGCGTCAAGCCGCACCTCGTCCTGAAGGGCGGGCAGATCGCGTACGCGCAGATGGGCGACGCCAACGCCTCGATCCCCACGCCCCAGCCGATCCTGCCCCGGCCGATGTACGGGGCGATCGGGCGGGCACCGGCCTCGAACTCCGTCAACTTCGTGGCGCCGCTCGCCATCGAGGACGGGCTCCCGGAGCGGCTCGGCCTCGGGAAGCGGTTCGTCGCCATCGAGTCGACCCGCAGCGTGACCAAGGCCGACATGCGGGAGAACGACGCGCGGCCCCACGTGCGCGTCGACCCCGACAGCTTCGCCGTGCACATCGACGGGGAACTCGTCGAGGCGACACCGGCCGCCGAACTGCCCATGGCCCAGCGGTACTTCCTCTTCTGA
- a CDS encoding urease accessory protein UreD, producing the protein MSAATSGVRATARILARPDGRGGTALPVLAGEGPLALRRTRGSADEARVMVIGAMSGPLGGDHLTIEAGVEDGARLHVGSAAATLALPGQAKGEARYDVRLTVADGGELRWLPEQLISAYDSDLHVRTRADLGPAARLVLREEQVLGRAGEEPGRLTSRLSVRIAGRTVLDQELSCGPGAPGGWDGPAGLGGRRAVGQLVVVRPEFAEHPVSARVVGEGAAVLPLAGPAALVTAVASDALRLRRLLDEALDSIG; encoded by the coding sequence ATGAGCGCGGCGACCAGCGGCGTGCGCGCCACCGCCCGCATCCTCGCCCGCCCCGACGGGCGCGGCGGTACGGCCCTGCCCGTACTGGCGGGTGAAGGGCCGCTGGCGTTGCGCCGGACGCGGGGCAGCGCCGACGAGGCCCGGGTCATGGTGATCGGCGCGATGAGCGGCCCCCTCGGCGGCGACCACCTCACGATCGAGGCCGGCGTCGAGGACGGCGCCCGGCTGCACGTCGGGTCGGCCGCCGCCACCCTCGCACTGCCCGGCCAGGCCAAGGGCGAGGCCCGCTACGACGTCCGTCTCACGGTGGCCGACGGTGGTGAACTGCGATGGCTACCCGAGCAGTTGATCTCCGCGTACGACAGCGACCTGCACGTGCGCACCCGGGCCGACCTTGGCCCGGCCGCCCGTCTCGTGCTGCGCGAGGAGCAGGTTCTCGGTCGGGCGGGTGAGGAACCCGGGCGGCTCACCAGCCGGCTGTCCGTGCGGATCGCCGGGCGGACCGTGCTCGACCAGGAGCTGTCCTGCGGTCCGGGCGCCCCCGGCGGCTGGGACGGTCCCGCCGGGCTCGGCGGTCGCCGTGCCGTGGGGCAACTGGTCGTCGTACGGCCGGAGTTCGCCGAACACCCGGTGTCGGCACGGGTGGTGGGGGAGGGCGCCGCGGTCCTGCCGCTCGCCGGACCCGCCGCGTTGGTGACCGCCGTCGCCTCGGACGCGCTGCGGCTGCGGCGGCTGCTGGACGAGGCGCTGGACTCGATCGGGTGA
- the ureG gene encoding urease accessory protein UreG — translation MHVDHSHHDTPAVSADAHRPDGRRRALRIGLGGPVGSGKTATVAALCRALRDELSLAVVTNDIYTREDAEFLRREAVLPSERITAVETGACPHTAIRDDISANLEAVEDLEDEVGPLDLILVESGGDNLTATFSKGLVDAQIFVIDVAGGDDIPRKGGPGVTTADLLVVNKTDLAPYVGSDLARMAADAKAQRAELPVVFQSLRGEPGVRDVADWVRARLTAWTA, via the coding sequence ATGCACGTCGACCACTCCCACCACGACACCCCTGCCGTCAGCGCCGACGCCCACCGCCCGGACGGCCGCCGTCGTGCCCTGCGGATCGGGCTCGGTGGGCCCGTGGGGTCCGGCAAGACCGCCACCGTCGCCGCGCTCTGCCGCGCGCTGCGGGACGAGCTCTCCCTGGCCGTCGTCACCAACGACATCTACACCCGCGAGGACGCCGAGTTCCTCCGGCGGGAGGCCGTGCTGCCGTCGGAGCGGATCACCGCCGTGGAGACGGGGGCCTGCCCGCACACCGCGATCCGGGACGACATCTCCGCCAACCTCGAAGCGGTCGAGGACCTGGAGGACGAAGTCGGGCCGCTGGACCTGATCCTGGTCGAGTCCGGCGGCGACAACCTCACCGCCACCTTCTCCAAGGGCCTCGTCGACGCACAGATCTTCGTCATCGACGTGGCCGGCGGAGACGACATCCCGCGCAAGGGCGGCCCCGGCGTCACCACCGCCGACCTGCTCGTCGTCAACAAGACCGACCTCGCCCCGTACGTCGGCTCCGACCTGGCGCGGATGGCCGCCGACGCCAAGGCCCAACGGGCCGAACTGCCGGTCGTCTTCCAGTCGCTGCGCGGCGAGCCGGGCGTGCGGGACGTGGCCGACTGGGTGCGCGCGCGGCTCACCGCGTGGACGGCATGA
- a CDS encoding urease accessory protein UreF: MSRAALLVLADGRFPAGGHAHSGGAEAAVKAGRITGAASLEDFCRGRLHTAGLVSAALAAAAALGVDPRELDAAADARTPSPALRLTARKLGRQMLRAARATWPSAELDALARAFPKGAHQPVVLGLAARAAGLRALDAAYCAAYESVSGPASATVRLLSLDPFDATGVLARLAPEVDRVADRSGEAARAAVHEGVDVLPAASAPLLEIGAEAHAGWGVRLFAS, from the coding sequence ATGTCACGAGCGGCGCTCCTCGTCCTCGCCGACGGCCGCTTCCCCGCCGGCGGGCACGCGCACTCCGGCGGGGCCGAGGCCGCGGTGAAGGCGGGACGGATCACCGGCGCGGCGAGCCTGGAGGACTTCTGCCGGGGCCGCCTGCACACGGCGGGGCTGGTGTCGGCGGCCCTCGCCGCGGCGGCGGCGCTCGGCGTCGACCCGCGCGAGCTGGACGCGGCGGCGGACGCGCGGACGCCGTCCCCGGCGCTCCGACTGACGGCGCGCAAGCTGGGACGGCAGATGCTGCGGGCCGCGCGCGCCACCTGGCCGTCCGCCGAACTGGACGCCCTGGCACGGGCGTTCCCCAAGGGGGCGCATCAGCCGGTGGTGCTCGGCCTCGCGGCGCGGGCGGCCGGGCTGAGGGCCCTCGACGCCGCCTACTGCGCGGCGTACGAGAGTGTGAGCGGACCGGCGAGCGCGACGGTGCGGTTGCTGAGTCTCGATCCGTTCGACGCGACCGGGGTGCTGGCACGGCTGGCGCCCGAGGTGGACCGCGTCGCGGACCGGTCGGGGGAGGCCGCGCGGGCCGCCGTCCATGAGGGGGTGGACGTACTGCCCGCCGCTTCGGCTCCGCTGCTGGAGATCGGGGCGGAGGCTCATGCCGGATGGGGGGTGCGGCTGTTCGCCTCGTGA
- a CDS encoding urease subunit beta translates to MIPGEILFGDGPIAYNAGREVTRLTVLNAADRPVQVGSHYHFAEANPGLEFDRAAARGKRLNVAAGTAVRFEPGIPVDVELVPLAGARVVPGLRGETGGALDA, encoded by the coding sequence ATGATCCCCGGAGAGATCCTGTTCGGCGACGGCCCGATTGCCTACAACGCGGGCCGCGAGGTCACCCGCCTCACCGTGCTCAACGCCGCCGACCGGCCCGTCCAGGTCGGCTCCCACTACCACTTCGCCGAGGCCAACCCCGGCCTGGAGTTCGACCGCGCCGCCGCGCGCGGCAAGCGGCTCAACGTCGCCGCCGGCACGGCCGTACGCTTCGAACCCGGCATCCCCGTCGACGTCGAACTCGTGCCCCTCGCGGGCGCCCGTGTGGTGCCCGGACTGCGCGGGGAGACCGGAGGTGCCCTCGATGCCTGA